The genomic DNA CCTCAGCAGGTGTGTTGGCGGTGATCGGGTACTCCGCGTGGTACTCCGCCGAGACCTCCAGCCCCCGCGCCGCCGCGATCCCGCGCGCCACCCGAGGCAGCACCTCGGCGGCCTTGGCCTGCGCCTCCGGGGAGAACGTCCGCACCGTCGCCTCGACGTACGCCTCGTCCGGGATCACGTTCCGCTTCGTCCCCGCGCGCAGCACCCCCACGGTGACCACGATCGGGTCGAAGATCGAGAACTCTCGCGTCACGGTCGTCTGGAGCGCCGTGATCAGCTCGGCCGCCGCCGGCACGGGATCCTTGGCGCCGTGCGGCGAGGACCCGTGGCCGCCCTTGCCCCGGAACGTCACCGCGAGCGCGTCGGAGGCCGCCAGCATCGTCCCGGGCTTGGTCGCGAAGCGGCCGTAGGGTTCCAGGGCGGAAAAGACGTGCATGCCGTACGCCGCGTCGACGCGCCGCCCCGCGGCCTCCAGCACGCCCTCCTCGACCATGATCTTCCCGCCGCCGAAGCCCTCCTCACCCGGCTGGAACATGAGCACTACGTCGCCGGGCAGCTCGCCCCGCCGGGCGGCCAGCAGCCGGGCGGCCCCGACCAGCATCGCGGTGTGCAGGTCATGGCCGCAGGCGTGCATCGCCCCGTCGATGTGGCTGCGGTAGTCGACGTCGACCAGCTCCTGCACCGGCAGGGCATCCAT from Austwickia sp. includes the following:
- a CDS encoding amidohydrolase, which translates into the protein MSLLTDAREMHDELRAFRRAMHTEPEIGLDLPRTQERVLAALDPLGLELSTGSATTSVTGVLRGGGANPSKQRPTVLLRADMDALPVQELVDVDYRSHIDGAMHACGHDLHTAMLVGAARLLAARRGELPGDVVLMFQPGEEGFGGGKIMVEEGVLEAAGRRVDAAYGMHVFSALEPYGRFATKPGTMLAASDALAVTFRGKGGHGSSPHGAKDPVPAAAELITALQTTVTREFSIFDPIVVTVGVLRAGTKRNVIPDEAYVEATVRTFSPEAQAKAAEVLPRVARGIAAARGLEVSAEYHAEYPITANTPAEADFSRSVVEELFGDVERHHRWVDPIAGSEDFSFVLREVPGSFLGLGAVPPGLDPMATEFNHSPRAYFDDGVLADGAAVYAELAVRKLEALAAPDSGES